A window from Mytilus galloprovincialis chromosome 8, xbMytGall1.hap1.1, whole genome shotgun sequence encodes these proteins:
- the LOC143043805 gene encoding acid-sensing ion channel 1A-like, with the protein MEDRKAVFRGNHRIGFIWRDFRDYTSLHGINYVRRNSTYRCRWLVWTVSILVVVSFICVNVFRLHRKSMNYSTKTSNKIVMVTSVPFPAITICNISENQLQDIQVDDVNDLESYHHLDEHSVIEKNNSDLSNSSNYDFDDTDHLNNYSLSDFFMFCSQNRKVIQCEDYIVRKTTQLGLCYTFNSYEYSQNKGQMYVQTTGTQTALTFNMKLNQHHADQGVGIRIVLHEPGEEPDVLNKGFNIAEGFSSYVSMSMTKYEYLPSPYSISDNQHCIITNTPDFVSPLHFYPKYSYSACLIECRRDFIIQICACQSVFDPGSEPVCTTPTSIGCYSQASLDFDIHYKTTKQCNCQQPCEFVEYQYSISSAISPAKIYLPYLKPIYQDKNFTGKNCLEVRLFFDSLSYTLAESIPEYSKIDFIGILGGMMALFLGASLLTLAEVAELILMCFVIGLKNYVKYIKGKIINSR; encoded by the exons ATGGAAGATAGAAAAGCCGTTTTTCGTGGAAACCATCGTATAGGTTTTATTTGGAGAGATTTTCGAGATTACACATCACTCCATGGAATCAATTATGTGAGAAGGAATAGTACATATAGATGTCGATG GTTGGTATGGACAGTAAGTATTCTTGTAGTGGTGAGTTTCATCTGTGTAAATGTGTTCCGGTTACACAGGAAAAGCATGAATTATTCAACAAAGACTTCCAATAAGATCGTAATGGTAACAAGTGTTCCATTTCCTGCTATAACGATATGCAATATATCTGAAAACCAACTTCAAGACATACAGGTAGATGATGTTAATGACTTGGAAAGTTATCACCATCTTGATGAACATTccgttattgaaaaaaataattcggATTTATCGAATTCATCGAACTACGATTTCGATGATACAGACCATTTGAACAATTATTCGTTATccgatttttttatgttttgctcTCAGAACAGAAAAGTGATACAATGTGAAGACTACATTGTCCGAAAGACGACACAATTAGGACTGTGCTATACATTTAACAGTTATGAATATTCTCAAAACAAAGGCCAAATGTATGTCCAAACCACGGGCACACAAACAGCGTTGACTTTTAATATGAAATTGAACCAGCACCATGCAGACCAAGGAGTGGGGATTAGA atagTACTGCACGAGCCTGGTGAGGAACCGGATGTTCTAAATAAAGGTTTTAACATAGCAGAAGGATTTTCATCTTACGTATCAATGAGCATGACAAAG TATGAGTATTTACCTTCACCTTATAGCATAAGTGATAACCAGCATTGTATCATCACTAATACACCAGACTTTGTTAGTCCTCTGCATTTTTACCCCAAATACAGCTATAGTGCATGTCTAATTGAATGTAGAAGggattttattatacaaatatgtGCGTGTCAAAGTGTCTTTGATCCAG GAAGCGAACCAGTTTGTACAACTCCAACGTCAATTGGCTGTTATAGTCAAGCAAGTC TCGATTTTGATATtcattacaaaacaacaaaacaatgcaACTGTCAGCAACCATGTGAGTTTGTAGAATATCAGTACAGCATATCATCTGCTATAAGTCCCGCTAAGATATACTTACCATATCTAAAACCAATATATCAGGATAAAAATTTTACTGG AAAGAACTGCCTTGAGGTTAGACTTTTCTTTGACTCTTTGAGCTACACCTTAGCGGAATCGATTCCAGAATATTCAAAGATTGATTTTATTG GAATACTTGGTGGTATGATGGCTTTATTTTTAGGCGCTAGTTTGTTAACTCTGGCAGAAGTAGCTGAACTGAtattaatgtgttttgtcattggGTTAAAGAACTATGTCAAATatatcaaaggaaaaataattaATAGTCGATAA